Sequence from the Piscinibacter sp. HJYY11 genome:
GCAGCCCGTACTGGTCGGCACGCACCTCGCGCACGGGCTGCAGCGAGGCGCCGTCGCGCACGATGGCTTGCAGCCCCTGTGTGCCGGTGAGACGCTGGCGGAGCTCGCGGTAGCCCGCCAAGTCGGACACCACGAAGTCGATGTCCACCGATTCACGGTACTCGCCATAGCGCAAGGCGATGGCCGTCCCGCCTCCGAAGAGGCAACGATGCGCGAGCAGGAAAGGCGCGTCGAGCGCCTCCAGCACGGTCGCGATGCGGCGATGGTGGGCGCGCTCAAACAAGCAGACGCCCTCCGCCCTCTTGACGGGCCAAAGCTTCCAGCAACGCACGCTCCCTGGGATCGAGCGCTTCGCGGTCGAGGTGGCGCCAGTGGCGCTCGTACAGGCTCAGTGCCTCGGCAGGGGTCAATTCGGTGAGCCCCGGCGCATGCCAGGCCAGGCGCTTGAGCTGCGGATAGTCGGCCAGCACGATGCGCTGAGGCACCGGCGGCGCCTCCGCCTTCGCGGGCATCACCACCACCCCGGCGACGTGGATCTCAAGGCCCAGCGCACCGAGCGCGTTGAGGTAGGCCCCCATCGTCACCGACGGTTCACCGCCCTCGATGCGGTGCCAGGTCACGCGCGACATGCCCGCCGCCTCGGCGGCCGCCTGCGCGCTCACGCCCAAGGCCTTGCGCCGCGCGCGGATGTCGAGGCCGAGCGCACCCAGGCGGGCGGCAGCGGCAAGGTCGGGGGTGGGGGCGCGGGCTGGCATAGTGTTTCTCATCTTAGGCATTCCTCGCCGTTTTGTCCACAATGAGAAACATATCCACCTGCAGGCTCGCCAACAGCCTTGACTCCCGGAGGACAAGCAGCAGCGGCACAATCAGCCGCTGTCCCTCCATCCCCACCCACAGGAGCATCGCCATGGCCACCGCCAAGAAGCCAGCAGATCACGCCTTTGCCAGCACGCTCAAGACCGTCAAGACCGCCTCCGGGCGCAGTGCGAGCTACTTCTCGCTGCCCGAGCTGGCCAAGACCTACCCCAACGTCGCCAAGCTGCCCGTCTCGATGCGCATCGTGCTCGAGTCGGTGCTGCGCAATTGCGATGGCAAGAAGGTCACCGCCGACCATGTGGCGCAGGTGGCGAACTGGGCTCCGAACGCGGACCGTGTCAACGAGATCCCCTTCGTCGTGGCCCGCGTGGTGCTGCAGGACTTCACCGGCGTGCCGCTGCTGGCCGACCTGGCCGCCATGCGCAACGTGGCGGTGCAGAAGGGCAAGAACCCGCGCACCATCGAGCCGCTGTGCCCGGTCGACCTGGTGGTCGACCACTCGGTGATGGTCGACTACTACGGCACCAAGGACGCGATCGACTTGAACATGAAGCTCGAGTTCGACCGCAACAAGGAGCGCTACCAGTTCATGAAGTGGGGCATGCAGGCCTTCGAGACCTTCGGCGTGGTGCCGCCCGGCTTCGGCATCGTGCACCAGGTGAACCTGGAGTACCTGGCGCGCGGCGTGTACGAGAAGAACGGCGTGGTCTACCCTGACTCGCTGGTCGGCACCGACAGCCACACGACCATGATCAACGGCATCGGCGTGGTGGGCTGGGGCGTGGGCGGCATCGAGGCCGAAGCGGCCATGCTCGACCAGCCGGTCTACTTCCTCACGCCCGACGTGGTGGGCTTCGAACTCACCGGCCGCCTGCGCGAAGGCGTGACGGCCACCGACCTGGTGCTCACCGTCACCGAGATCCTGCGCAAGGAGAAGGTCGTCGGCAAGTTCGTCGAGTTCTACGGCGAAGGCACCGAGAGCCTCACGCTGCCCGACCGCGCCACCATCGCCAACATGGCGCCCGAATACGGCGCGACCATGGGCTTCTTCCCGGTCGACGCACGCACGCTCGACTACATGCGCGGCACCGGCCGCACCAAGGACGAGATCGAGA
This genomic interval carries:
- a CDS encoding helix-turn-helix domain-containing protein; this translates as MPARAPTPDLAAAARLGALGLDIRARRKALGVSAQAAAEAAGMSRVTWHRIEGGEPSVTMGAYLNALGALGLEIHVAGVVVMPAKAEAPPVPQRIVLADYPQLKRLAWHAPGLTELTPAEALSLYERHWRHLDREALDPRERALLEALARQEGGGRLLV